One window of the uncultured Paludibaculum sp. genome contains the following:
- a CDS encoding zf-HC2 domain-containing protein, whose translation MTHQHDHRDPACLEVFAKLSEYVDGELDAGDCREVEAHIADCPPCIEFLQSLKRCVEAGRTFQGQAECPPVPPELEQRLKSAWQAALARRQQA comes from the coding sequence ATGACGCACCAGCACGATCACCGCGATCCGGCCTGCCTGGAGGTCTTCGCCAAGTTGTCGGAGTATGTCGACGGAGAACTGGATGCAGGCGACTGCCGCGAAGTGGAAGCCCACATCGCCGACTGCCCGCCGTGCATCGAGTTCCTGCAGAGCCTGAAGCGCTGTGTCGAAGCCGGCCGCACGTTCCAGGGGCAGGCGGAGTGCCCACCGGTGCCGCCCGAACTGGAGCAGCGGCTGAAGTCCGCCTGGCAGGCGGCGCTAGCCCGCCGCCAACAAGCCTAA
- a CDS encoding efflux RND transporter periplasmic adaptor subunit has product MFCSNSTKLLTLGLAALSLAGCGGEKPAAKKAEDGPAVKVSVVKATQEDIPDEYVATGTIKARTTSVLSARVMGYIRELKPQAGDTVKAGQVVAVLEAKEIETGLRQAEAAREEARGAIPEVDNAIAAAKAQLDLADSTFRRMQSLHEQKSITAQEFDEVAARRRMAQANFEMAKAKRTQLDQKILQAGQAVAQASVMRGYTEVLAPFTGTVIERKAEPGMLAAPGMPLLVVEQAGSYRLEAAVEEARLRTIRPGMAVKVDLEAVDHSLDARVEEIVPAMDPASRSFTVKIGLAGAGTVRSGMFGRARFPQGSKQALTVPALALMEQGQVQRVFVIDNGIARGRLVTTGARTEGRVEVLSGLQAGEQVVSPAPTNLADGGKVEVRQ; this is encoded by the coding sequence ATGTTCTGCAGTAACTCGACGAAGCTTCTGACACTCGGCCTCGCCGCGCTCTCGCTGGCCGGCTGCGGCGGTGAAAAGCCGGCAGCGAAGAAAGCCGAAGACGGGCCAGCCGTGAAAGTGAGTGTCGTGAAGGCGACGCAGGAAGACATCCCGGATGAGTACGTGGCCACGGGTACGATCAAGGCCCGCACCACTTCCGTGCTTTCGGCCCGCGTGATGGGCTACATCCGGGAGTTGAAGCCACAGGCCGGGGACACCGTCAAGGCCGGTCAGGTCGTGGCGGTTCTGGAAGCCAAGGAGATTGAGACCGGCCTCAGACAGGCCGAGGCGGCTCGTGAGGAGGCGCGCGGCGCCATTCCCGAGGTCGACAACGCCATCGCCGCCGCCAAGGCTCAACTGGATCTGGCCGACTCCACATTCCGCCGGATGCAGAGCCTGCACGAGCAGAAATCCATCACGGCCCAGGAGTTCGACGAAGTTGCCGCCCGCCGCCGCATGGCCCAGGCCAACTTCGAAATGGCCAAGGCGAAACGAACTCAACTCGACCAGAAGATTCTCCAGGCTGGCCAGGCCGTCGCGCAGGCTTCCGTGATGCGTGGCTACACCGAGGTCCTGGCGCCCTTCACTGGCACGGTCATCGAGCGCAAGGCGGAGCCTGGCATGCTGGCCGCCCCCGGCATGCCGCTGCTCGTCGTCGAACAAGCCGGCAGCTATCGTCTTGAGGCCGCGGTCGAGGAGGCCCGCCTCCGCACGATTCGTCCGGGGATGGCCGTGAAGGTCGATCTCGAAGCGGTGGACCACAGCCTGGATGCCCGCGTCGAGGAGATTGTCCCGGCCATGGATCCGGCTTCCCGCTCCTTCACTGTGAAGATCGGTCTCGCCGGCGCGGGAACGGTCCGCAGCGGTATGTTCGGCCGTGCTCGCTTCCCGCAGGGCTCCAAACAGGCTCTCACTGTCCCGGCGCTGGCGTTGATGGAGCAAGGCCAGGTGCAGCGCGTCTTTGTGATCGACAACGGTATTGCCCGCGGACGGCTGGTGACCACGGGCGCACGCACGGAGGGCAGAGTGGAAGTCCTGAGCGGACTGCAGGCTGGCGAGCAGGTGGTTTCTCCGGCGCCCACGAATTTGGCTGACGGCGGGAAGGTCGAGGTGCGGCAGTGA
- a CDS encoding ABC transporter permease, with amino-acid sequence MRWTRYFRRGQWERERAAEIESYLDIETAENIERGMTPQEARDAALRKFGNTQLVREEIRAMNTIRPLETMLRDLRYAARALRRSPAFFLTAVLTLALGIGANTAIFSIVDCLLLRPLPYPQPDRLAQVIVQFVGGGGGMNTGVNGSVWELVRDGLPGAGKAVYSGTVTGVNLAFPGQNRAEFTHQQRVGAGYFATLGVPPQVGREFNAEEDRDGGPKVAILSHTLWRRLFALDPQVAGRTIQLRGEPYTVVGVMPDGFRAEAEVDVWTPLRPSTTGEGRGSNYHVVARLPAATSWQAAQAQLDAAWAARPRTRRANEPDEYRLLAVPLQASYTADIRTPLLILWSAVGVVLLIACVNIASLLLARAGTRARELATRLALGCGRAGIVRQLLTESLIISIAGGLLGTVLGAAALRGLTRLAGDLFPIWQRVEVDPRVLAATAALSLLTSLLFGLAPALHFSRLDINGTLIQSGGRGHAGRANHWPQRLLVVSEVALGVILLVSSGLLLRSFAHLRGLDPGFDPNHVLSATFSLQDTRYQDPARVSALFRDGLARIRQSPGVESAAVTLSLPYQRALNVGFHRLDGPAAREQRNEITNLTYVSPGFFETLRVPLRRGRLFSDADTASSAPSVIVNNAFAATYFREQEAVGSHIQLGKQQFQVVGVVGDVQSGAGWGNFGPYGQVPYLYVPAAQLSPDLVIMAHTWFSPSWVVRGSGGRNALMSGIQQAIGTIDPLLPISAFQEMDEVRAGRLDLPRFMMALLTALAGLALLLSGIGLYGLISGAVTERTRELGIRMALGATTGQTVRSVVLPGFWLTLTGVSIGLLGALAVTRVLRSMLWGVTTSDPLTLAGVAAGLLLVAVLASLAPAARILRLDPATTLRHE; translated from the coding sequence ATGCGCTGGACCAGATACTTTCGCCGAGGCCAATGGGAACGCGAGCGCGCCGCCGAGATCGAGTCGTACCTCGACATCGAAACGGCCGAGAACATCGAGCGCGGCATGACCCCACAGGAAGCCCGCGACGCGGCCCTGCGCAAGTTCGGCAACACGCAGTTGGTGCGGGAGGAGATCCGGGCGATGAATACGATCCGTCCGCTGGAGACCATGTTGCGCGATCTGCGCTATGCCGCGCGCGCCCTGCGCCGCAGCCCTGCCTTCTTTCTGACGGCTGTCCTGACCCTGGCCCTCGGCATCGGTGCCAACACGGCCATCTTCAGCATCGTCGATTGCCTGCTGCTGCGGCCTCTACCCTATCCGCAGCCGGACCGTCTGGCGCAAGTCATCGTTCAGTTCGTTGGCGGGGGCGGCGGCATGAACACGGGTGTGAACGGCAGCGTCTGGGAACTCGTCCGCGACGGCCTGCCCGGAGCCGGCAAAGCGGTCTACAGCGGCACGGTCACCGGAGTCAATCTCGCCTTCCCGGGCCAGAACCGAGCCGAGTTCACGCACCAGCAGCGCGTCGGCGCGGGCTACTTCGCCACCCTGGGCGTGCCGCCCCAGGTCGGCCGCGAGTTCAACGCTGAAGAGGACCGCGACGGCGGCCCCAAGGTTGCCATCCTCAGCCACACCCTCTGGAGGCGCCTCTTTGCCCTCGATCCCCAGGTGGCAGGCAGGACGATCCAGCTCCGCGGCGAGCCCTACACCGTGGTCGGCGTGATGCCCGACGGGTTCCGCGCGGAGGCCGAGGTCGATGTCTGGACCCCATTGCGTCCGAGTACCACCGGAGAAGGGCGGGGCAGCAACTACCACGTCGTCGCCCGTCTGCCCGCCGCCACTTCCTGGCAGGCCGCGCAAGCCCAGCTCGACGCTGCCTGGGCGGCCCGCCCCCGCACGCGCCGCGCGAACGAGCCGGACGAGTACCGCCTGCTCGCCGTGCCCTTGCAGGCAAGCTACACGGCCGACATCCGCACTCCGCTGCTGATCCTCTGGAGCGCCGTCGGCGTGGTCCTGCTCATCGCCTGTGTCAACATCGCCAGCCTGCTGCTGGCTCGAGCCGGCACCCGCGCCCGGGAGCTGGCCACTCGCCTCGCGCTCGGCTGCGGCCGCGCCGGCATCGTGCGCCAGTTGCTCACAGAAAGCCTGATCATCTCGATCGCCGGCGGGCTGCTCGGCACCGTGTTGGGCGCCGCTGCCCTGCGCGGCTTGACACGCCTGGCCGGCGACCTCTTCCCAATCTGGCAGCGTGTGGAGGTGGATCCGCGCGTCCTCGCCGCTACGGCTGCGCTGTCCCTGCTCACGAGCCTCCTCTTCGGCCTCGCTCCGGCCCTCCATTTCAGCCGTCTCGACATCAATGGGACCCTCATCCAAAGCGGCGGTCGTGGCCACGCCGGCCGAGCCAACCACTGGCCCCAAAGGCTGCTGGTCGTCAGTGAGGTGGCCCTTGGAGTGATTTTGTTGGTCTCCTCCGGCCTGCTTCTGCGCAGTTTCGCCCACCTCCGAGGCCTCGATCCAGGCTTCGACCCCAACCACGTCCTCTCGGCCACCTTCTCTCTGCAGGACACACGCTACCAGGACCCGGCCCGTGTTTCAGCCCTGTTCCGCGACGGCTTGGCGCGCATCCGGCAGAGCCCCGGCGTCGAGTCCGCCGCGGTCACCCTGAGCCTTCCCTATCAACGCGCCCTGAACGTCGGCTTCCACCGCCTGGACGGACCCGCCGCCCGCGAGCAGCGCAACGAGATCACCAACCTCACCTACGTCTCGCCCGGCTTCTTCGAGACCTTACGGGTCCCCCTGCGCCGCGGTCGCCTCTTCTCCGACGCCGACACGGCTTCCTCCGCCCCGTCCGTCATCGTAAACAACGCCTTCGCCGCCACCTACTTCCGCGAGCAGGAGGCCGTCGGCAGCCACATCCAGTTGGGCAAACAGCAATTCCAGGTGGTGGGCGTGGTCGGAGACGTGCAGTCCGGAGCCGGCTGGGGCAACTTCGGTCCTTACGGCCAGGTGCCTTATCTCTATGTCCCCGCCGCCCAGCTCTCGCCGGATCTGGTGATCATGGCCCACACGTGGTTCTCGCCGAGTTGGGTGGTCCGTGGCTCGGGCGGCCGCAACGCTCTGATGAGCGGCATCCAGCAGGCAATAGGTACCATTGATCCGCTCCTGCCCATCTCGGCCTTTCAGGAGATGGACGAAGTCCGAGCCGGCCGGCTGGATCTGCCGCGCTTCATGATGGCCCTGCTCACGGCCCTGGCCGGCTTGGCCCTGCTGCTTTCCGGCATCGGCCTCTACGGTCTGATCTCCGGCGCCGTCACAGAGCGCACCCGCGAGCTGGGCATCCGCATGGCGCTGGGCGCAACGACGGGGCAGACCGTGCGTTCGGTAGTGTTGCCGGGCTTTTGGCTGACACTCACCGGTGTCTCGATCGGACTGCTGGGGGCGCTGGCCGTAACGCGCGTCCTGCGCAGCATGCTGTGGGGTGTCACGACCTCCGACCCGCTGACCTTGGCGGGCGTCGCGGCAGGATTGTTGTTGGTAGCGGTGCTGGCGAGCCTGGCCCCCGCGGCGCGCATCCTGCGACTGGATCCGGCTACAACGCTGCGGCACGAATAG
- a CDS encoding c-type cytochrome, whose translation MKRIMLALIVTGTAAQAAVLVGDSARGAALFKSQNCETCHSVNGEGGKMAPDLGKRSSRGYSPADLSALMWNHAPQMWSAMEKASIAKPKLDSQQAADLFAYFFAARYFEKQGDAGRGRHLFVSKGCSDCHNITSTNGLGGTPVQKWDAVTDPIELARQMWNHSPKMRETMTAKGMKLPELTSVEMNDIAVYLQNLPQTRNRKPEFAPASPTTGEELFQAKGCIGCHVGDNSLAKKTSLRTASEFAASMWNHSSKMKQQSELRPEEMRRLVGYIWSLQFANDNGTAARGQKVFEARGCGNCHDQGSAPKLHLGDRANSYEMISVLWAHGPTMQKEMTSKGIKWPRFENTDMSDLLAFLKTR comes from the coding sequence ATGAAGCGAATCATGCTAGCCCTGATCGTCACCGGGACGGCTGCCCAGGCAGCGGTCCTGGTGGGCGACTCTGCCCGTGGCGCGGCCTTGTTCAAGAGTCAGAACTGCGAGACGTGTCATAGCGTGAATGGTGAAGGCGGAAAGATGGCTCCGGATCTGGGCAAGCGCTCGAGCCGGGGCTACTCCCCCGCCGACCTCTCGGCGCTGATGTGGAACCATGCTCCACAGATGTGGTCGGCCATGGAGAAGGCGAGCATCGCCAAGCCCAAGCTGGACAGCCAGCAGGCGGCCGATCTCTTTGCCTACTTCTTCGCGGCCCGCTATTTCGAGAAGCAGGGCGATGCCGGACGCGGCCGTCATCTCTTTGTCTCGAAAGGGTGTTCGGATTGCCACAACATCACCTCCACCAACGGTCTGGGTGGGACACCCGTTCAGAAGTGGGATGCGGTGACCGACCCCATCGAACTGGCCCGCCAGATGTGGAACCACTCGCCGAAGATGCGCGAGACGATGACAGCCAAGGGTATGAAGCTGCCTGAACTCACGTCGGTGGAGATGAACGACATTGCCGTTTATCTCCAGAATCTGCCGCAGACCAGGAACCGGAAGCCTGAATTTGCGCCGGCCTCTCCCACGACCGGGGAGGAGTTGTTCCAGGCCAAAGGTTGCATCGGTTGCCACGTCGGCGACAACAGTCTGGCGAAGAAGACTTCCCTGCGGACGGCCAGCGAGTTTGCGGCCTCCATGTGGAACCATTCGAGCAAGATGAAGCAGCAGTCGGAGCTGCGGCCCGAGGAGATGCGGCGGCTGGTGGGCTACATCTGGTCTCTGCAGTTCGCCAACGACAACGGGACCGCGGCGCGGGGCCAGAAGGTCTTCGAAGCCCGGGGCTGCGGCAACTGTCACGACCAGGGGTCCGCGCCGAAGCTCCACCTGGGCGACCGCGCGAACTCTTACGAAATGATCTCCGTGCTGTGGGCCCACGGTCCCACGATGCAGAAGGAGATGACCAGCAAGGGCATCAAGTGGCCGCGATTTGAGAATACGGATATGTCGGATCTGCTGGCGTTTTTGAAGACGCGGTAG
- a CDS encoding sigma-70 family RNA polymerase sigma factor yields the protein MTTATPIAPEVEWARRLLEGDESAFTPFVESFQHRIFQYTWMMCGQREDAEEVAQDTLLKVFESFDQLQDPERVKAWVFRIAKNYCLMKRRKSVFAPDRELSLDELLPGNEGEGQRAMQVSDNSELPEGRVLRQELGEELERAMQTLPETYRSVVLLRDVEGLSTSETAEVLDLTEDTVKQRLHRGRLALRKSLAAYVEKAQ from the coding sequence GTGACGACCGCAACTCCGATTGCTCCTGAAGTGGAATGGGCCCGGCGGCTGCTTGAGGGTGATGAATCGGCCTTCACGCCGTTTGTCGAGAGCTTTCAACACCGCATCTTTCAATACACCTGGATGATGTGCGGGCAGCGGGAGGACGCCGAGGAAGTGGCGCAGGACACACTGCTGAAGGTCTTTGAGAGTTTTGATCAGTTGCAGGATCCGGAACGAGTGAAGGCGTGGGTTTTCCGGATCGCCAAGAACTACTGCCTGATGAAGCGGCGCAAGAGCGTTTTCGCGCCGGACCGGGAACTCTCATTGGACGAGCTGCTGCCGGGGAATGAAGGCGAGGGCCAACGGGCCATGCAGGTTTCGGACAACTCGGAACTGCCAGAAGGCCGCGTCCTGCGGCAGGAGCTGGGCGAGGAACTGGAACGGGCCATGCAGACGCTGCCGGAGACCTATCGCTCCGTCGTGCTGTTGCGCGACGTGGAGGGCCTGTCGACGTCGGAGACGGCTGAAGTCCTGGACCTTACCGAGGACACGGTCAAGCAGAGACTGCACCGCGGGCGGCTTGCGCTGCGCAAGAGCCTGGCGGCCTATGTGGAGAAAGCGCAATGA
- a CDS encoding IS1634 family transposase: MPSRTGRVHVATTSRTYKGKLYQTHLLRRSFRVGSQVRHETLGNISHLPPDLIDLIRRSLAGEQFLPASQAFLVERNLPHGHVQAVLGSMHRLGLDSLLASKPCRERDLVLAMIAERLLHPCSKLATTRLWHTTTLAEELGVADATEDDLYQAMDWLLARQSHIEKKLAQRHLHDGSLVLYDVSSSYYEGHTCPLARLGHNRDGKKGLPIIVYGLLTDSEGRPVAVDVYPGNTGDPTTVPDQVDKLRQRFGLSRVVLVGDRGMLTETQIGQLKQHPGLGWISALRGPAIRELVDGGSLQLSLFDETNLAEINSPVYPGERLVACFNPLLADERRRKRGELIEATEKELAKIAAQVKRRTRTPLSEAEIALKVGRVLNRYKVAKHFELNIADGVFAWTRREESIRRESQLDGVYVVRTSEPESRCSAPDAVRRYKSLAQVERAFRSLKGMDLRIRPIHHRTEDHVRAHILLCMLAFYVEWHMRRDLAPLLFQDEELSRDRTRRDPVAPAECSASAQRKKLERVTADGFPVHSFETLLRELATRCRNTCRIPSDPSATTFQQLTEPTALQARALRLLGL, translated from the coding sequence ATGCCATCCAGGACCGGCCGGGTTCATGTGGCCACCACTTCCCGGACCTACAAAGGCAAACTCTACCAGACCCACTTGCTCCGCCGCTCCTTCCGCGTCGGCTCCCAGGTCCGCCACGAAACCCTCGGCAACATCTCCCATCTCCCGCCCGATCTCATCGACCTCATTCGTCGCTCTCTCGCCGGTGAGCAGTTCCTCCCCGCCTCCCAAGCTTTCCTCGTCGAACGCAATCTCCCTCACGGCCATGTCCAGGCCGTGCTCGGCTCCATGCATCGTCTCGGCCTCGATTCGCTGCTGGCCTCTAAACCCTGCCGCGAGCGCGACCTCGTTCTCGCCATGATCGCCGAACGTCTTCTGCACCCCTGCTCCAAACTCGCCACCACCAGGCTTTGGCACACCACCACTCTGGCCGAGGAACTCGGGGTCGCCGACGCCACCGAAGACGACTTGTACCAGGCCATGGACTGGCTGCTGGCCCGCCAGTCGCACATCGAAAAGAAACTCGCCCAGCGCCACCTCCACGACGGTTCCCTGGTGCTCTATGACGTCAGCAGTAGTTACTACGAAGGTCACACCTGCCCCTTGGCGCGACTCGGCCACAACCGCGACGGAAAGAAGGGACTGCCCATCATCGTCTACGGCCTGCTGACCGACAGTGAAGGCCGCCCCGTGGCCGTCGACGTTTATCCCGGCAATACCGGCGATCCCACCACCGTTCCCGATCAAGTGGATAAGCTCCGCCAACGTTTCGGCCTGTCCCGCGTGGTTCTGGTGGGCGACCGCGGCATGCTCACCGAAACGCAGATCGGCCAGCTTAAACAGCATCCCGGACTCGGTTGGATCTCGGCCCTGCGCGGGCCGGCGATTCGCGAACTGGTCGACGGCGGAAGCCTGCAACTGTCCCTGTTCGACGAAACCAATCTGGCCGAGATCAATTCGCCCGTCTATCCCGGCGAGCGCCTGGTGGCCTGCTTCAATCCGCTGCTGGCCGACGAGCGCAGGCGGAAGCGAGGCGAGCTGATCGAGGCCACCGAGAAGGAGTTGGCCAAGATCGCCGCCCAGGTCAAGCGCCGCACGCGCACTCCGCTCAGTGAGGCCGAGATCGCGCTGAAAGTGGGCAGGGTCTTGAACCGCTACAAGGTCGCCAAACACTTCGAGCTCAACATCGCCGATGGCGTCTTCGCCTGGACCCGGCGAGAGGAATCGATCCGGCGCGAAAGCCAACTGGACGGCGTCTACGTGGTGCGCACCAGCGAGCCCGAGAGCCGTTGCTCGGCCCCGGACGCGGTACGCCGCTACAAGAGCCTGGCGCAGGTGGAGCGCGCCTTCCGCAGTCTGAAAGGAATGGATCTGCGAATCCGCCCCATCCATCACCGCACCGAGGACCATGTGCGGGCGCACATTCTGCTCTGTATGCTGGCCTTCTATGTGGAGTGGCACATGCGCAGAGATCTGGCTCCTTTGCTGTTTCAGGATGAGGAACTCAGCCGAGATCGAACTCGCCGCGATCCGGTTGCGCCGGCTGAGTGCTCGGCTTCGGCTCAGCGGAAGAAGTTGGAACGTGTCACCGCCGATGGCTTCCCCGTCCACAGCTTCGAGACTCTGTTGCGAGAGCTTGCCACGCGCTGCCGCAACACCTGCCGCATTCCTTCCGACCCAAGCGCCACAACCTTCCAGCAACTCACCGAACCCACTGCTTTGCAAGCCCGTGCCCTCCGACTCCTGGGTCTGTAG
- a CDS encoding OsmC family protein has product MELTVNYLGDVQFEAEARGHKIICDQPLDNGGADEGMTPPELLLASLATCAGYYAVQYLKARNLSSEGLRIRITAEKAKAPARLDQFVIAIETPGVLEEKDVEGVRRSAEKCLIKNTMLATPTIAVEVHTGVTASPVLG; this is encoded by the coding sequence ATGGAACTTACCGTCAACTATTTGGGCGATGTGCAGTTTGAGGCCGAGGCCCGAGGCCACAAAATCATCTGTGATCAGCCGCTGGACAATGGCGGAGCCGATGAAGGCATGACGCCGCCGGAGCTGTTGCTGGCCTCGCTGGCCACTTGCGCTGGATATTACGCAGTACAGTACCTGAAAGCCCGGAATCTGTCGAGCGAGGGGCTGCGCATCCGGATCACCGCCGAGAAGGCCAAAGCACCGGCACGGCTGGACCAGTTCGTGATCGCAATTGAGACCCCAGGCGTGTTGGAGGAGAAAGACGTGGAGGGCGTGCGCCGCTCAGCCGAGAAGTGTCTGATCAAGAACACGATGCTGGCGACACCGACGATTGCCGTGGAGGTTCATACAGGGGTCACGGCATCCCCGGTGCTGGGATAA
- a CDS encoding TolC family protein, which produces MRTRIILLSIAAALGAQAQEPLSLRDAVKMALTKHPAMEAATARIQASGSRVEQARSGLMPQVRYTEMFQSGNNPVYVFGSLLTQHQFTADNFALGSLNRPDPLNNFQSMVTAEQLVYDFGGLRKTIHAAELGRKISEEEKKSAELMLAAGTARAYHSVTLATEGLAVAREALKTAEADQARAETIRAAGMATDADVLSIKVHVASMREQVIRGQADIRIAQASLNDALGLPLDTEHKLTTALTPAEAGTLRIENARRPEVEQARLAQEAASAQAAAAKAGYWPQFFLRGSFEADRQNFATKGGANWMFAGGLKWTLFDGNRTRNSVAEARSMSTAAAAGQRQMESAVQLQVRRARAEFESATERIQVTDATIAQADESLRILRNRYTSGLATVTDLLRAQTALLDAKVRRLGSIYEQRLAAVAVEQAEGILNGDSNVLQ; this is translated from the coding sequence GTGCGAACGAGAATTATTCTTCTTTCGATCGCGGCCGCCCTCGGGGCCCAGGCGCAGGAGCCGTTGAGCCTGCGCGACGCCGTCAAGATGGCCTTGACGAAACACCCGGCCATGGAAGCCGCCACGGCGCGCATCCAGGCGTCCGGTTCCCGCGTCGAGCAGGCCCGCAGCGGGCTCATGCCGCAGGTCCGCTATACAGAAATGTTCCAGTCTGGCAATAACCCGGTGTACGTGTTTGGTTCGTTGTTGACGCAGCACCAGTTCACGGCCGACAACTTCGCGTTGGGGTCGCTGAACCGGCCCGATCCACTGAACAACTTCCAGTCGATGGTGACAGCCGAACAACTGGTCTACGACTTCGGGGGGCTGCGGAAGACCATCCACGCCGCCGAGTTGGGCCGCAAGATCTCTGAGGAAGAGAAGAAGTCCGCCGAACTCATGCTCGCCGCCGGCACGGCACGGGCCTACCACAGCGTCACCCTCGCCACCGAGGGTCTGGCCGTGGCGCGCGAGGCACTCAAGACCGCTGAAGCCGATCAGGCGCGAGCCGAGACGATCCGGGCCGCGGGCATGGCCACGGATGCCGATGTCCTTTCCATTAAGGTGCATGTCGCTTCCATGCGCGAACAGGTGATCCGCGGCCAGGCCGACATCCGCATCGCCCAGGCTTCGCTGAACGACGCGCTGGGTCTGCCGCTCGACACGGAGCACAAGCTCACCACGGCTCTGACACCCGCCGAGGCCGGTACATTGCGAATAGAGAACGCACGCCGTCCGGAGGTGGAGCAGGCGCGCCTTGCTCAGGAGGCAGCTTCCGCCCAGGCCGCCGCGGCCAAGGCCGGCTACTGGCCGCAGTTCTTTCTGCGTGGATCGTTCGAAGCCGACCGCCAGAACTTCGCCACCAAGGGCGGCGCGAATTGGATGTTCGCCGGCGGCCTGAAGTGGACGCTTTTCGACGGCAACCGGACGCGCAATAGCGTAGCCGAAGCCCGCTCGATGTCCACCGCCGCCGCCGCCGGCCAGCGCCAGATGGAAAGCGCGGTCCAGTTGCAGGTGCGCCGAGCCCGTGCCGAGTTTGAATCCGCCACGGAGCGCATCCAGGTCACTGACGCCACCATCGCTCAGGCCGATGAGAGCCTGCGAATCCTGCGCAACCGCTACACCAGCGGACTGGCCACGGTCACCGATCTCTTGCGCGCCCAAACCGCCCTGCTCGACGCCAAAGTGCGCCGCCTGGGCTCAATTTATGAACAACGTCTGGCGGCCGTCGCCGTGGAGCAGGCCGAGGGAATTCTGAATGGAGATTCGAATGTTCTGCAGTAA
- a CDS encoding PadR family transcriptional regulator gives MPKRESSDLVQGTLDMLILQTLVMGPAHGHTIAHVIEHRSEEVLQVEHGSLYPALHRLESRGWIASFWGTSENNRKARYYRLTPEGRKQLTAETDRWTQLVRAIDRVIRPVEE, from the coding sequence ATGCCGAAACGCGAATCGTCCGACCTCGTCCAGGGCACCCTGGACATGCTCATCCTCCAGACCTTGGTCATGGGACCGGCGCATGGCCATACCATTGCGCACGTCATCGAGCACCGGTCCGAGGAGGTCCTGCAGGTGGAGCACGGATCCCTCTACCCGGCGCTGCACCGTCTGGAGAGCCGCGGCTGGATCGCGTCATTCTGGGGCACCTCGGAGAACAACCGCAAGGCGCGTTACTACCGCCTGACGCCGGAGGGTCGCAAGCAGCTCACCGCCGAGACGGATCGCTGGACCCAGCTTGTCCGGGCGATTGATCGTGTCATCCGGCCCGTGGAGGAGTAA